A portion of the Tiliqua scincoides isolate rTilSci1 chromosome 3, rTilSci1.hap2, whole genome shotgun sequence genome contains these proteins:
- the CLRN3 gene encoding clarin-3, protein MPSRRKSLMFASASFVSVCSFVIVCLVLATRNWVSSKINYSERNSTVAVSISYGLFQGVCFKTAQAGLGKEETPFQVFDNLEHAKLRSFNVVIIVLLVISLLSSLLSSIFTGLNALSNPYQTFLGPIGVYTWNSICGISSLLTLILFPVNVEANKLSTELAIKPCMSSRQSKQSSTYGYSYWIILLIVLCNAATIIIIVFYQQARYSERKERERTIESAPKDGILF, encoded by the exons ATGCCATCGAGGAGAAAATCCCTGATGTTTGCTTCAGCTTCTTTCGTCAGTGTATGCTCCTTTGTGATTGTTTGCCTTGTTCTTGCAACCAGAAATTGGGTCTCAAGTAAGATTAACTACTCGGAGAGAAACTCCACAGTGGCAGTATCCATTTCATATGGGCTTTTTCAAGGAGTTTGTTTTAAGACTGCACAAGCTGGACTTGGTAAAGAAGAGACTCCTTTCCAAG ttttcGATAATCTAGAACATGCTAAATTGAGGAGTTTCAATGTTGTGATCATCGTTCTCCTAGTTATCAGTTTGCTCAGCTCCCTCCTCAGCTCAATATTTACAGGCCTCAACGCTCTTAGTAATCCCTACCAGACCTTTCTGGGTCCAATTGGGGTCTATACCTGGAATTCCATATGTG GTATCAGCTCTCTTCTAACCTTGATACTATTTCCTGTGAACGTGGAGGCCAACAAACTATCCACTGAACTGGCCATCAAACCTTGCATGTCTTCAAGACAATCGAAACAGTCGAGTACATATGGATACTCATACTGGATTATTCTTCTTATAGTCCTCTGCAATGCAGCAACTATTATCATAATTGTCTTCTATCAGCAAGCAAGATAttcagaaagaaaggaaagagagaggactATAGAAAGTGCACCAAAGGATGGCATTTTATTTTGA